In Oceanotoga teriensis, the following proteins share a genomic window:
- the fba gene encoding class II fructose-1,6-bisphosphate aldolase: MSYVNTREILDKASKEYYGVAAFNINNLEFLQAILAGAAEKKSPAIIETSEGAIKYAGMGDYFKGARIFVNMVKEFANDLDIPVALHLDHGKDFNIIMACIKAGYSSVMIDASHYDFEDNLRITKDVARIAHAAGVSVEAELGQLAGIEDNVEAAENVLVNVDQAEKFCAESEIDFFAPAIGTSHGAFKFKGEAKLDYDRLKKVKEITGKPLVLHGASSVVQEYVKIAEEHGADFGGSKGVPSDVLKETVKFGINKVNTDTDLRIAYIAGLREYLDNDSKQFDPRKYYKVAMDYTKQVVMDRIDILGSAGKI; this comes from the coding sequence ATGTCTTATGTTAATACAAGAGAAATACTCGATAAAGCTAGTAAAGAATATTATGGAGTAGCTGCATTTAATATCAACAATTTAGAATTTTTACAGGCAATACTTGCAGGTGCTGCAGAAAAAAAATCACCTGCTATAATAGAAACAAGTGAAGGTGCAATAAAATATGCAGGTATGGGAGATTATTTTAAAGGTGCAAGAATATTTGTAAATATGGTAAAAGAATTTGCAAATGATTTAGATATTCCAGTTGCTTTACATTTAGATCATGGTAAAGACTTTAATATAATAATGGCTTGTATAAAAGCTGGATATTCTTCAGTCATGATAGATGCTTCACATTATGATTTCGAAGATAATTTGAGAATAACAAAAGATGTTGCAAGAATTGCTCATGCTGCTGGAGTTTCTGTAGAAGCAGAATTAGGACAATTGGCTGGTATAGAAGATAATGTAGAAGCTGCTGAAAATGTACTCGTAAATGTAGATCAGGCTGAAAAATTCTGTGCTGAATCTGAAATAGACTTTTTTGCTCCTGCAATAGGTACTTCTCATGGTGCATTTAAATTTAAAGGCGAAGCAAAACTAGATTATGATAGATTGAAGAAAGTTAAGGAAATAACTGGTAAACCATTGGTACTTCATGGTGCATCAAGTGTTGTTCAAGAATATGTTAAAATAGCTGAAGAACACGGTGCCGATTTTGGTGGTTCAAAAGGTGTTCCTTCAGATGTATTAAAAGAAACTGTTAAATTTGGTATAAACAAAGTTAACACCGATACAGACCTAAGAATAGCTTATATAGCTGGATTGAGAGAATACTTAGATAATGATTCCAAACAATTTGACCCAAGAAAATATTATAAAGTTGCTATGGACTATACCAAACAAGTTGTAATGGATAGAATAGATATTTTAGGATCTGCTGGAAAAATATAA